In Oligoflexia bacterium, the following are encoded in one genomic region:
- a CDS encoding ATP-binding protein, whose product MKSKNVRVFLLDDDEDDYIMIRDLLNEIKELQCSLEWESSYDKALKIMEKQIHDIYLLDFRLGAHSGLDVLDEAHNQNWMRPIIILTGFGDHNIDVEAMKRGASDYLVKSEITVPLLERSIRYSIKGAEDLITVREREAQIVIQDRLASIGLLASGLAHEIGTPLGIIRGRSEMLAKQLSGEVTDSAPLKSSADIIVSQIDRISKLIKSLLNLARGGQSTEVASVLLSPVVKDVIELLNHEFLKNKIEVRNNVTLDEVFVKANSGALHQVILNLLVNAVHAIEAKAQEGRSSSHFIEIALRDSTDMAVLSIKDSGCGITKENMKNIFKPFFTTKDVGIGTGLGLATSYRIVVEWGGEIKVESQPGIGTTFKIFLPKH is encoded by the coding sequence ATGAAATCAAAAAATGTCCGAGTCTTTCTCTTAGATGACGACGAAGATGACTACATCATGATTCGTGATCTCCTAAATGAGATTAAGGAACTTCAGTGTAGCCTTGAGTGGGAATCTTCTTACGATAAAGCCCTCAAAATCATGGAGAAACAAATTCATGATATTTATTTATTAGATTTTAGATTAGGTGCTCACAGCGGGCTCGACGTTTTAGATGAAGCTCACAATCAAAATTGGATGCGACCAATTATTATTTTAACAGGTTTCGGGGATCATAATATCGATGTTGAGGCAATGAAACGTGGAGCCTCGGATTACTTGGTAAAAAGTGAAATCACTGTTCCTCTTCTTGAACGATCAATTAGATATTCAATAAAAGGTGCCGAGGATCTTATAACGGTGCGTGAGCGCGAAGCTCAAATCGTTATACAAGACCGCTTGGCTTCAATCGGCCTCCTAGCTTCAGGGCTTGCTCATGAAATTGGAACCCCTTTGGGAATAATACGAGGCCGATCAGAAATGCTGGCAAAACAACTCTCCGGAGAAGTTACTGACTCGGCACCTTTAAAAAGCAGTGCTGACATCATTGTTTCTCAAATTGACCGAATCTCAAAACTCATAAAATCTTTATTGAATCTCGCCCGTGGTGGTCAATCAACCGAGGTGGCATCCGTTCTTTTATCCCCGGTTGTCAAAGATGTCATTGAGCTGCTCAATCATGAATTTTTAAAAAATAAAATAGAAGTGAGAAATAATGTGACCCTTGATGAAGTGTTCGTAAAGGCAAACTCTGGTGCACTCCATCAGGTCATACTTAATCTTCTCGTTAACGCCGTTCACGCTATCGAGGCAAAGGCACAAGAGGGCAGATCTTCTTCACATTTCATTGAGATAGCATTAAGGGACTCTACTGATATGGCTGTCTTGAGTATTAAAGATTCCGGTTGTGGAATTACTAAAGAAAATATGAAAAATATTTTCAAACCATTCTTCACGACAAAAGATGTCGGTATAGGCACAGGTCTTGGACTCGCAACCTCCTACCGCATCGTTGTAGAATGGGGTGGCGAAATCAAGGTTGAGAGCCAACCTGGTATTGGCACGACTTTCAAAATATTTCTTCCAAAACATTAA
- a CDS encoding response regulator, giving the protein MSKPKESVTILIADDDSDDRLMIEEALRENRLSNDLRFVKDGEELMDYLLRKDKFSETASSPKPGLILLDLNMPRKDGREALKEIKSNPHLKGIPVVILTTSKAEEDVYRTYNLGVNSFITKPVTFDALVAVLRDFGRYWLEIVELPTSKER; this is encoded by the coding sequence ATGAGTAAGCCAAAAGAATCAGTAACAATATTGATTGCCGATGACGATTCAGATGACCGTCTTATGATTGAAGAGGCCTTGCGTGAAAATCGCCTTTCAAATGACTTACGATTTGTCAAAGACGGCGAGGAACTTATGGACTATCTGCTGAGAAAAGACAAATTTTCAGAAACAGCTTCAAGTCCTAAGCCGGGACTTATTTTACTTGACCTAAACATGCCACGCAAAGATGGTCGCGAAGCACTGAAAGAAATAAAATCCAATCCACATTTGAAAGGCATTCCCGTTGTTATATTAACGACCTCTAAAGCTGAAGAAGATGTCTATCGCACTTATAATTTAGGCGTTAACTCCTTTATAACAAAACCTGTAACCTTCGATGCTCTGGTCGCAGTTCTTCGAGACTTCGGTAGATATTGGCTTGAAATTGTAGAACTTCCCACATCTAAAGAGCGCTAA
- a CDS encoding ATP-binding protein, whose translation MKNPSSTSRELVDIRRALDQSAIVAITDNAGVIIHVNDRFCEISKFSREELIGKTHQVINSGTHPKEFFVNLWKTISSGQTWVGEIRNKAKGGSYYWVYTTIVPFLDDAGKPYQYVSIRFEITQKKQAEESLALYAKRLEVSNRELQDFASVAAHDLQEPLRKIIAFSERLKTKFRDSLPAEAIDYFDRMMSSVSRMQVLIDDLLTFSRVTSQAQPFIKTDLDKIIREVISDLEIRIEQTNAKISVDSLPQMNADPSQMRQLFQNLISNAIKFQKQGVPPEILIKSKIENSNCIISVSDNGIGFDEKYLDRIFTIFQRLHGRGEYEGTGIGLAVCRRIVERHNGHITAESNPGTGSKFIVNLPLKQKTGEPGELIDE comes from the coding sequence ATGAAGAATCCAAGCAGCACCAGTCGTGAATTAGTAGATATTCGCCGTGCATTAGATCAGTCGGCTATCGTAGCCATTACTGACAATGCAGGTGTGATTATTCATGTGAATGATAGGTTTTGCGAAATTTCCAAATTTTCACGTGAAGAACTCATTGGCAAAACCCATCAAGTCATTAATTCGGGGACACATCCCAAAGAATTTTTTGTTAATCTATGGAAGACCATTTCAAGTGGTCAAACGTGGGTCGGTGAAATCCGAAACAAGGCAAAAGGCGGAAGTTATTATTGGGTTTATACAACCATTGTTCCATTTCTTGACGACGCCGGAAAGCCTTATCAGTATGTTTCGATCAGATTTGAAATCACACAAAAAAAACAAGCTGAGGAAAGTCTGGCCTTATACGCAAAAAGGCTTGAGGTGAGTAACAGAGAACTTCAAGATTTTGCTTCAGTTGCAGCTCATGATCTTCAAGAACCTCTACGCAAGATCATCGCCTTCTCTGAACGGTTAAAAACAAAATTTAGAGATAGTTTGCCTGCTGAGGCCATTGATTATTTTGATCGAATGATGTCTTCGGTCTCTAGGATGCAAGTTCTCATTGACGATTTGCTCACTTTTTCACGAGTCACAAGCCAGGCTCAACCATTTATCAAAACTGATCTTGATAAAATCATTAGAGAGGTCATTTCTGACCTTGAAATTCGCATCGAACAGACTAATGCTAAAATTTCCGTTGATTCACTCCCGCAAATGAATGCTGATCCGTCACAAATGCGGCAGCTATTTCAGAACTTGATTTCCAATGCGATCAAGTTTCAAAAGCAAGGTGTTCCTCCGGAAATTTTAATCAAATCAAAAATTGAAAATTCTAACTGCATTATCTCTGTTTCCGATAACGGCATTGGTTTTGATGAAAAATATCTTGATAGGATCTTTACAATTTTCCAGAGATTGCATGGCAGAGGTGAATATGAGGGAACAGGTATTGGTCTAGCCGTATGTCGTAGAATTGTTGAGCGACATAATGGTCACATAACAGCAGAAAGTAACCCCGGAACTGGATCAAAATTTATTGTTAACTTACCTCTCAAACAAAAAACAGGAGAGCCAGGAGAATTGATAGATGAGTAA
- a CDS encoding universal stress protein: MSSTKTLKKIVWAINPFDHSNKSTKRVAEFIEMISSHSQVEVEPVYVLASDQSLFSGKIKTEFDQIMKKAAEEKINEITSALEIPGIGAPQIISQAGWSTTKGTTILDEYAQMHGAELIIVSTHGRKRLARAVMGSFAETLLLTARTPVLVISPQCRQIRKYSKVLFPTDFSESSRETLNQALLIASQLGAKVTVFNVCVDLMEPLIQAGALAMGGGWVAFPSYSNKIESESKREARKLVQKAKSAGVPAQAVVKRAGQGIAREILSYAKTNWSDIIVMAAQSGPLASTILGSETRKVIRQADCPVLVVRNHSVHVAKIEDTNDEQVKSVGPIQPYLSAAAK; the protein is encoded by the coding sequence ATGTCATCAACTAAAACGTTAAAAAAAATTGTATGGGCAATTAATCCATTTGATCATTCTAATAAATCCACAAAGAGAGTGGCAGAATTTATTGAAATGATCTCAAGCCATTCACAGGTTGAAGTTGAGCCGGTTTATGTCTTAGCTTCAGATCAAAGTCTTTTTAGCGGAAAAATAAAAACTGAGTTCGATCAGATCATGAAAAAAGCTGCTGAAGAAAAAATAAATGAAATAACAAGCGCACTTGAAATACCCGGCATCGGGGCGCCACAAATCATTTCGCAAGCCGGATGGTCGACGACGAAAGGAACCACAATCTTAGACGAATATGCACAGATGCATGGGGCCGAACTTATTATTGTTAGCACCCATGGTCGCAAACGTCTCGCTAGAGCCGTGATGGGTAGTTTTGCAGAAACACTGCTATTAACGGCTCGTACGCCAGTGCTGGTAATAAGCCCTCAATGCCGACAGATTCGCAAATATTCTAAAGTATTATTTCCAACAGACTTTAGTGAGAGTAGTCGAGAGACATTAAATCAGGCCCTGTTGATTGCATCGCAATTGGGCGCCAAGGTTACAGTTTTTAATGTCTGCGTTGATCTTATGGAACCACTCATTCAGGCGGGAGCGCTCGCTATGGGCGGCGGGTGGGTCGCTTTCCCTTCATACAGCAACAAAATCGAGTCGGAAAGCAAAAGAGAAGCCCGAAAGCTTGTGCAAAAAGCGAAATCAGCCGGAGTGCCTGCTCAGGCAGTTGTCAAGAGAGCAGGACAGGGAATTGCACGTGAAATACTCAGCTACGCGAAAACCAACTGGAGTGACATTATTGTTATGGCGGCGCAAAGCGGACCACTGGCTTCAACAATTCTTGGAAGCGAAACCAGAAAGGTTATCAGACAAGCCGATTGCCCGGTGCTCGTTGTGAGAAATCATTCAGTACATGTGGCTAAGATTGAAGATACAAATGATGAGCAAGTGAAAAGCGTTGGCCCCATTCAACCGTATCTCAGTGCGGCGGCAAAATAA